From Aegilops tauschii subsp. strangulata cultivar AL8/78 chromosome 5, Aet v6.0, whole genome shotgun sequence:
ttttagtcagactaaaataagtcccttggatccaaacACCCTCTATATCAGGTAGGATGAGATGTCTTGATCCTCCGAATCTATGGGCCAAGTAAAagaaataataaataaataaatagcatcTTAGATGTGATTAATACTGAGAGAAACAAATGGATAGACGTAGAACAATCAATACAAAACAAAATTGGATTAAAAAGCATACTagtattcttcttcttccttcaaTTATACACCATCCGCACTGAACCAACAGCAAAGAAAAATAACCTACACACGACTTTGCCATACCAGACTTTCAAGATCGCAATAGACACTCGCAAAAATCTATATTTACACCAGTTGACATAGATCCATGGCGGGACCTGGCAAACATAAAATTGAGCTCCAGACGCCTGCGGACCATTCGGTCACCCCATATTTTTCACACATTGTGACCGCATTTTTAATTTTCAACTCTCCACATGCAACATTCATTTGATATATCGTATATACATAAAGATATAAAATAGCAAACTAGCTAAACTACTCATGATCGGATATCTCGATGACCTCCTTGCCAGAGCAGCCGACCTTGTGGTCATTGGCAGCCGAGCGAAACGTTGGCGCCTCCTCGCTGTCCTCCTCGGCCACGAAGAGCTACTCGATCTTCATGTTCGTCTCGTGGATGAAGCAGCCATTCGCCGCCACCTCCGCCACTGGATGGACTTGATGATGGCCTACTTCTCTGGTACCTCCTACGCATGGGCTAGCTCATACTTATGTTGGCGGGCTTTTCGCAATATGATTCTGTGCTATCTACCTCCCAACCCATAATTATGTGGAGAAATTTTTCACGTTGGTGTCTACATGCACTATGACGCTTTTTCGGTGAAAAGAGAGGGTGCGCGGAATTGATATGTTTTTATAGGCCAATTGGTCTTGGTTGGTTTGAAATTTTTTTGACCCGATCAAAATCATGAACCAAATCCAAAGTTGAATACCCCAGTCGAAATGGAAAAGCTCCAAAATTAAGGAGCATAGTGGATTAAAATAATTGAATGGGAATGCTCCTTGAGAAATTGTTGACTCAGCCAAAATCACATGACCCAATTCAACAGGAAACACCACCCACCGATAGTTGCAACCTCAACTAGGATGTCTCGAAGTGCCATGTAGTAGTATTTCCCACTTCGAGTCTGACCATTTTTCTTCTTCGAGTGCTAGTGAAACTGCGATACTAAAAAGTTGCACAAAAAAGTTTCCGCAAACAACTTGCTGCTATtgctcttcctcttcctcttcttcgccctcttcctcttcctcgccCTCCTCTTCACCTGCCGCCCACCaggcaagaaggccaagaccatcTCCTTTGATACTTCCCTGTAAAACGATTTATTTACTCCAATCAATTACTCACGAAATCCGTCGGCAGATGCATCCAGGTTTGGTGTGCCGCCTGAGCGGCGCACGCCGTGCCGTCACCGTATGTCTATATGATAATACACGCACAAGGAAGAAGACATACATTGATCTGCATCGGAGCAAATGGCTTGTCGTCCTCCTTTTGCTCAACTGGTATAGGTGGGTACTTTATGCTAGACACCAGGAATCGTATCTGCACAGAGATTGCAACGATCATAAGCCTTTTTTGTGGTTAGTGATTATATGAAATAGTAGTAATTGCTTTCGGTTAAACAAATAAATAGCTTTAGAAACCTCATCATCAGTGTCAAGATGAAGTTCGTCACCATCTTCAGTCTTCAACGCCCACCTACCGTCCTCCCCCCTGGAAATATATGAACAAGAAATAAGAcatacagaaaatagaaaacagaatgTCAGACACAAAATATGTTCCTAGTCAATCATGAtttaagaaaaagaaaataaatcactTTGTATCTTACTCTAGctaacaactactccctccgtcccataatataagaacgtttttaacactagtgtagtgccaaaaacgttcttatattttgggacagagggagtatgtcTCTGTAACTAAACAGAAGTGTATATGCTTCCAACTTCCTGCAAACACCATTCCTTTTTTTCCTACACCTCTGTTTTGTTTAGTTCCTGATGCAATCAGAGTACAGAGAGGGCACTTCTTCATAACAACCTAGCTCTGAGTACATACTAAACTGATGTAGAAGAAGTAAAATAACTGAAATGTTGACCTAAGAACATTGTTTTTAAGGCGTCCCTAAGGCGTCGCAGTACATACTAAACTGATGTAGAAGAAGTAAAATAACTGAAATATTGACCTAAGAACATTGTTTTTAAGGCGTCCCTAAGGCGTCGCTTAGGCGACGCCTAGGCGTTAGGGCGCCCTCAGGTCACAAGGCATCGGCCTTGCCTTACATACATGCCTAAGGCGTCCGCCTTAGTCCATAGGGCGTTCAAGGCGTCCGCCTAGGCGCCATTCTTTCCGCCTTAGGCAAATGAAGATGCCTTCGACAGGGCTGGGAGTTCAGGCAGGAAACAGAGCTCTGGGCGGGAAACAGAGTCTGGGCACCAACAGTTACTAGCAGTGGGGAGAGAGAGCTCTAACCAGTTTCAGTTTTACCCCTCCCCCACTTCTGGCGGCTGGATCTGAGCTTCTCCCCCTCCTCTCCAGCAGCTTCTCCCCCTCCTCTCCGGCAGCTTCCCCGCCTCCTCTCTGGCagatccccctccccctcctctcctgCAGCTTCTCGTCTCCAGGACAGCAAGCAGCAGCTAGCAACTAGCACCTCTCCTGCAGTTGCCTACCAAATTCTGCTCAATTCTACTTCTTAGAACTCTCTAAGGCGTCGCCTTGCCTTGTGCCTTGGCGCTTAGGCagtgagcccccccccccccccccaccgcccCCCCAGCACCTTGCCTCACCTTACCGCCTTAAAAACATTGCCTAAGAATAAACATCTAGTGCTTAATATAGTATGGAGCAGAACACACTTCAATTTCCAAATAATACTAGTGACTGATGCTTCCTATTAGACTATGTCCCTTTGGGCTATGCAATAGAGATATGTTGCATCCATAACAACTGATATGCTGCAAATAAAATTATAATCAGAGCAATGTGTTACCTCACTGTGCCAAATTGCATCAAGTGTCCCGGAATGCATATATCGCTGAAAAAATCAAGTGAAACTGAAGAAGGGAAACAGTGTACCAGTTAAAACTCATCATTTTGCATGTAAAGCTTGTCAAATGTAACGAATTACAAAGTGATAACATTATGATTGTCACTAGATCCCAGAAAAGGATGGGAGCATGGATCGTTTAAATCTTGTTGGCATACAAAGTACTAATACTCCAACATAGTTGGAAAGAGGAAGAAACAGGTCAGCAGTAACCAGTTAAATGCACCCCCAAAAAACGGAGTTAAAGGGGGAAGGATCTCTCCCTTAACTGTCCGCTGTTAGTTAGAAGTGAGACCTCTCTGCGAATAAACGCAGATAACACCCCAGCAGAGTCCCCGTGAGGATTCGAACACGGGTGGGCAGGTTGAACAACCTGAACTCCTGCCAAGGAGCTAACCCAATTTTTCATCTTTTGCTTAGACATTAGAATGGATAAATCATGATGAAATTATGAAAAGTTTCCTGCAGTGCAAGATGTTACGAAAATTAAAGACACAATTACTAGATATAGGCAGATTCAAGCAAGGGGTTACAACTTGCAAACCGATTAGCAAACAATAAGTCAAAAAGAAAATAACTAGGTTACCTTGTAAACCCTTCTCATCATATCCACTGATCTTCCCAACAAGAACCTCCCCAATAAAGGGCCTGAACATCAATAACCGAAAGGAAACCTGTCCAAGATGGGGAAAATGTAGGAAATCTAAGCATGATTTGTAAAATGTATAAAACCTCAATGAGGACACACATTTTGTACTAACAGCAATATCAGAAGAAAGGGCGTCCATGGTACAAGTTTGACATACTATTCATAGTGAGTCATTCACAACAAGTAGCACACCGGCTAGAAAAAAACTAGATACCCACTTGAGGTATTGGATATTGACACCAAAACAGTAAATTAAATAAGTACAAGTTGAGGGGAACTACTGCTATTCAAAACTTTAGCTGTTTAAAACTGCTATTAAACAGTTTATAGTGTCTAAAGAGACAAACTACCTAAGTGGCAAACTTATCGTATCAATCCGAAAAGTTCCAGTTCTATGTAAGCACAGCAATCAAATGTAAGGCACTGCTAAGAAAGGCTCCAGGGTAATTACATGAACACCAGTGAGAAACTGCACAGGAAATAACTAACATACTGGAAATTCAGGTAGCCAACTCAACTGCACAAACTGAAGGGCATTGAAAAGAAATGTAGTGACCCTTTTACGCATTTACTTGTTCAGAGCTTACAGAGCATATACTAAAGAACATACAGGATTAATAAGTATTAACATCTCACACTCTTTAGGAAACATAAATGGATGGCAAAAATGATAGCACAAATTACTTTATACGTCGAGCAGCCCTCTCCTGGAAAGATGAATCCACCTTCGACGGAAAGGATGTCATAGACGGACACACAGAGCCCGAGATTTGCAACCACCTGCAGTGCTCCAAACACAGATTGAGAAATACATGTAAGAATCATTGGGTGTACAAGAATTCTGGTACTGTGAACAAAATCTTGGCATGTACTGATGATTATGTGACCAAGTTCACACTACCTTATCCAGCAAGAGCCTCTCAAGCTCGGCCTTGATGGCGTCGACAAGAGGGCGATTCAGCAAGTGCGGAGGCATCGGCAGGTTGTGCTCAATCTGGCTCAAAACGAACATCTTTCACGTCCAGCAGTGGAGCGAGGAAAATATTAAACCCTGGACAAGCTGCAAGCAGAAATGTCTAACCATATGATGTACCTAACAAGCCATAAATGCATAATTTAAAATTGAGAGGCACAAGCCTTGGATATTTGAAATAGATACAATCTCCAAAGCTGACAGCCACATATCCACAATACTTTCCAAGTAGAACAGGTAAATAACCAAGTAAATTTTCATACAGATAAACCAAACTGACTGAATAGATGAGTACATCGACTAATTGCCTATTTTGACTGAATTTTCAGCATCTGAACTGATTAAGAGACTACTGGGAGAATTGAAGCTTTCCCCAAAAGGAGATGCATATTCCCTTATGTTCTACGCATTTGCTCTCTTTTCTAAAAATGTTTGTCCACTCTTCTCTGATGGTTTCCTGAAGTTAGTTTTAATGAAATGAAATCACTTAAAACTATTTCTGTGATATCTGGTCAGAAAGAAACAATCTGGGGCAGGCTAGATAGTACTTCGTACTTGTGTAATATTTTGAATCATAAACTCTACAAACACACACAGCTATAACTAGTCCTCTACTGTACAGTATACACTCTCTACTCTCTAGTGACTCTACTTGGTGACAGCCCTGGCTGAGCCGAAGTTCATAAACCAGTCATTTCCCTGGTCAGTTAGCAGTATGGGACTGAAAATTTTCAGTGCAGTTCATCTTATCCGAGTCGTGATCGCCTCCCCCCGCTCTGCCGCTCGTCGCCGGCACTGTAGGAACGGCCTGTGGCGGAGTCAGGATTGAAGCAAACCCCGGGCCAAATTTATTTTTTGTCAACATTGAAAAACCTTGGCACTTATGGCACCCCAAAAATACCCCATGCAAAAAACATACGAAATAAAGCCCAGCTGCTCAATAAATCTAGAATGTAACCTCAATGCTTAACAATTCTAACAAAAGAGATAAAACATGACAGAGCTACAAATCATCTATAGTGACAATCAGACAATGCATACACCAATTTCTATTTTTGCAAAATGAATCAATTCGAGTTCCATCAACACATTACACATACTCACATGAACACTCCATTCCATTCCAATTTCAGTCCAACATTTAAATCATCTATTCATCGTGACAATCAGAGAGTTCATACACAGCACCAAATTACCAGCGAGAGTAAGGGCGCCGCGGCTGCAGTTGTCAGCGGCAGGCCACACACAGCCGGCGACTGCAGAAGCACGGGCCCGGGGCGCAGCGGAAGAGTCCTTCGTCGCCTCGTCGGCTGCTCTGCTCGTCGCCGCCGCGGGGGAAGGCCGGCTGGCTGGCCGGGGCCACCAGGGGCGCACGGCGCAAACGCAGAAGCAATGAAGCACGACCAGGTTGCACGGGGCACGGCCACCGGGCTGGGGAAGGCCAGAAACGGGGGGGACAGCGCCGGCGGCGGACAGCAGAGCACTGGGCGGCGGCGTGCGCGCAGCCTGCGAGCGTTAGGTTTTTTTCTTTTTGGGGGGAAGCGTGCGTTAGGGAGGCCCCAACTCCGCGCATGTGTCGCGCAAACACGCACCCTGCAGCCTCGCGACGCTcccgtgggccggcccattatatCACGGAGTACAATGTGATACATTTTTTGTTCGTTTTTTGATCGGGTTCTTCAGCCGTGTTTTTTATGTTCATCAGTCCATCCTCCTCAAATAATTGAATGTTTTAAAACTGTCTGAGAATTAGAAAACTATTCATGAAATTAAAAATGATCGTCAATTTCAAAGAATTTATTTGAATTTCATAAAATGTTCGTGGATTCAAAAATATTCGCGAATTAAAAAACATAAAATCAACAATATTATGAATTTGAAAACATTCGTGTATTAAAAAATTCATGGATATGAAAAAAGGTAGAAAATTTCCAAAAATGTTCTCCATTTTAGAAACTGTTCACGGATTCAAAACATTGTCcaaaaatttaaaaatattcattaATTGAAAATGTTAttcattttaaaaaatgttcctcGTTTCTAATAAATGTCAGAAATTTCAAAAGTATTTCTAGATTTCAAATAATATTCaccaaattaataagaaaaattaaagaATGGAAGAAAACTAACGAGACACACCGAGAAAAAGCAAAATCCGATTATGAGAAGGTTCTAAGAccgaaatcactaattgaggagtACTCCTTCCAAAGATCACTCCCCCCTCCCCAACTTGTGACAAGTGGCATGCtacatgtgcgccacttgtcgcaacctgggagttcCCTTTTTTTCGTTGATcagtttattcaaaacgttttatctcttaaactgTGCGTCCAAATCTTGAACCATTTTTatcattggattcctcgcgtcaagatcttcaaaaactagatcccatgttgataggttttgacaaaCTGTTTTTCACAAAAAAAGCGAACAAAAAAAGCGAACTGGGAGCACATTTCCTTTCCGGGAGCCGTTTctgagaggcacggtcgtgcctctcgcggaagcaaaatatTTCCTTTATTAGTAGGTACAGATATATATTTTATTTTCGGTGCAGGCCAAGTTGCCAAACCTGGAGTATCTCTTGAACACGGTCGAGTGTGCTCCGCGCACCTTCTTAAGAAACCGGGTAGGAAGATCATTTTGACATACGATCGTATTCAAGTCAATCCTGTTTATGGGCAACAAAGAAACAATAAACCGTTCGTCTAGTTCCTCAATTGCATTTGATTTTTGCACCAACGGCACAACGGTTCGTCGTATTTTGCGTATGGTTCGGTAAAAAAATAATCTTTTGATAGTTCACCTAACTTCTTAGATGCAATTGGTCTTTGTGCCAAGGGTGCAACAGTGAGGGTCGTCTAGTTCTTGGAAGAACACTCGTACATAACCCCCAGCGATTGAACGTCACAGTGTATGCAACTTGGGTGTTCCTTAGTAAGGTGAGACCAGTGAGTACAACGTATATGCTTCACCCGCGGGGTAGGCTACTGGCAGCCAAGTACTGGTTATGATATTGAGTGAAATATGTTCGCACAAATCttgcaattcaaggcatagttcATTGTAAAGTCGTGAATGTTGTAGCTTAAGGCTCTAGGCAGAaattcaacttaacagtctctgtGGACACAATAGTACATTAAATAAGTAGTAAAATTAGGCAAATCTCTAAATGAACATTCGAGATCCTGTGATGGCTGTTAGGATTAATGGGCTTGGCCATGTACATTTTTCTAAAATTCCTAAAGCTAATCTTAAAGGCTTATGAATAAATGGTAAGTGGATGTGTTATCTTTAGTCTCACCTCGAAAATGGAGGAAGTGTGAGACCAACTTAAATAGTGGAATGAGTCTTTCAACTCCACTAATTCATAGgtgtgagaagagaaagagaATACCACACGCGCACATTCGCCTTGCGTCACCTGGGCGGCCTCGGGCAAGGGCACGACACGGACTACTGTTGCATGTGTTCAATTGTTGTACATGTTTTCTTTTCATCTAAGATGGAATTGTCCAATATAAAATGGGTTCCGCGGGAATACAAAATCATCAGATTTGGCTTGCTGGCCACCGTAAGAATCGATCCAGTAGGTAGCTAGGATTTCCGGTGATGTGCGTTTAGTGGGAgaagacgttcccgtcgactaggaggcgcctatggtgacttcataaaatTTCCAAATGATATGCCGGCCCAGTCTCTCGggggtgctcataggggtagggtgtctGTGTGTGCGTTTATAGGTATGATTGTATGCGCGTATGTATGAACGCTTGTGTCTGTAGTGATGTTAAAAAAAAGACCATTACAAATTAGTCATGAAAAAATTGCCGTGAATTGCTTATAGCTAACATGAAAACTACTTTGAATTGCCATGGCATAAAAATAGCTAAAAATCTGTACTAATTGAACACAACATAAGTTCAAGTCAAAAAATAAATGATGGCAAGTTTGTGTATAAAACATAAAAAATGTTATGATGCATAGACCACAACTTTGACATGTTGTTTGAAAAAAAACACAGCATGGTGACACACTAGTTTGTGTAGATTTTCCTTTAAATGTAGATCAAAAAGTTTCCTGTCCTAAATAATACTTATACAATTTGGTGTTTGCAGAAATAGCGAGTTATCAATTTGCCATGTGACCATTTATGAATTTTCCATGGTCAATACAATAAATTTGCCATGGAAAATGCAATAAACATGTCATGTGAATAGTACAAGAACTTAGAAAAAGCAAACGTGGCAACAACATATTTTTGCTATGTATAGTTTATAGCTGAAGGAAAAGCAACTTAGAATTGACATGGTATAAAACATAGTTGAAAAGGCAAAAACACAAAGATAGGAAGTCAAAAgcaaaagcaaaaataaaattacGGCAATTTTTTGTACAAAAAATTGCATGATGCATAGACACTACTTGCCATAGGCGGAGCGCGAGCGCCATCGGGCGCTGGACCTCTAAGACATCTGATGTAGTTTTTTTTTAGCTTTTTCCATATTAAATCGATATACGTACCTAAAATATTAGTGATGCATTGCAAAACAAGATCGGCAAGAGTGAAGCAAGCCCTGGCTCAATGGTAGACAACGCTATGTTTGATGTCTCCGGCCAGGGTTCGACGTCCTGCTCCGGAGTTTTCTCCGGCCAGGGTTCGATGTCTCCGGCTTCTAATTCCCCTTCCGTTctcgttttttcttttttttgtttctcGTCGAACTAACGTTATAAAAAGGGTTCAACCAGTGCGCCGACTTGTTTGACC
This genomic window contains:
- the LOC109766010 gene encoding uncharacterized protein, whose protein sequence is MFVLSQIEHNLPMPPHLLNRPLVDAIKAELERLLLDKVVANLGLCVSVYDILSVEGGFIFPGEGCSTYKVSFRLLMFRPFIGEVLVGKISGYDEKGLQVSLDFFSDICIPGHLMQFGTVRGEDGRWALKTEDGDELHLDTDDEIRFLVSSIKYPPIPVEQKEDDKPFAPMQINGSIKGDGLGLLAWWAAGEEEGEEEEEGEEEEEEEQ